One window from the genome of Diospyros lotus cultivar Yz01 chromosome 11, ASM1463336v1, whole genome shotgun sequence encodes:
- the LOC127813619 gene encoding probable receptor-like protein kinase At1g49730 translates to MWFFGFSSTNPRNYGIIAAIILLLIYLTFTLRKWATNLESKSFKNKLKAADQEEEDDEKGGRAIALTSSLASSSIRTYGVEELRVATRDFRIRVGVGASSQVFLAQLGDGRFGAVKRVMEEKGGSRKMFLDEVSVLLRISHPNLVGLMGFCLDKGEQLLVLEYVPNKSLFDRLHTPYGQSLGVLSWRSRLSIAADIARALDYLHSIADPPVIHRDVKSSNILLVDDHRAKLADFGLCKLGHEASAGGQTQTAVKGSLGYVDTSYLSTGKVSRKSDVYSFGVLLLELVTGLRSLQGSVTLAEWSEGWRGSGSLEAVEGMVDPKLGGEVDVEQLKVVVEVANLALLEDAEARPDMSHVSCRISSCLELPETNLEAADLQLPV, encoded by the exons ATGTGGTTCTTTGGATTCTCCTCCACAAATCCAAGAAACTACGGGATAATTGCAGCCATAATACTACTCTTGATCTATCTCACTTTCACCCTAAGGAAGTGGGCCACAAATTTAGAATCGAAATCTTTCAAGAATAAACTCAAAGCAGctgatcaagaagaagaagatgatgagaagGGTGGCAGAGCAATAGCATTAACGAGCagccttgcttcttcttctataAGGACTTATGGGGTGGAAGAGCTGAGGGTGGCGACCAGGGACTTCAGGATTCGGGTAGGGGTGGGAGCCAGCTCTCAGGTGTTCCTTGCGCAGCTCGGCGATGGCAGGTTCGGGGCGGTGAAGCGGGTCATGGAGGAGAAAGGCGGCAGCAGGAAGATGTTCTTGGATGAGGTCTCGGTTCTGCTCAGAATCTCTCACCCTAATTTGGTAGGCTTAATGGGGTTCTGCTTGGACAAag GAGAACAACTGTTGGTACTGGAGTACGTTCCCAACAAGAGCCTCTTCGACCGGCTCCACACCCCCTACGGCCAATCCCTCGGCGTCCTCTCATGGCGGAGCCGCCTGAGCATCGCCGCCGACATCGCCCGTGCCCTCGACTACCTCCACTCGATAGCCGACCCTCCGGTCATCCACCGCGACGTCAAGTCCTCTAACATCCTCCTCGTCGACGACCACCGCGCCAAGCTGGCAGACTTCGGTCTCTGCAAGCTCGGCCACGAGGCTTCGGCCGGGGGGCAAACGCAGACAGCAGTCAAAGGGTCCCTGGGTTACGTCGACACCAGCTACCTGAGCACCGGGAAGGTGTCGCGGAAGAGCGACGTTTACAGCTTCGGCGTGCTACTGCTGGAGCTGGTCACGGGGCTGCGGTCGCTGCAGGGGTCGGTAACGCTGGCGGAGTGGAGTGAAGGGTGGCGGGGGAGCGGGAGTTTGGAGGCGGTGGAGGGGATGGTGGACCCGAAGCTCGGCGGGGAAGTTGACGTGGAGCAGTTGAAGGTGGTGGTGGAGGTGGCGAACTTGGCTTTGCTTGAGGATGCCGAAGCCAGGCCTGATATGAGCCATGTTTCATGTAGGATTTCAAGCTGCCTGGAATTGCCGGAAACTAATTTAGAAGCAGCGGATTTGCAATTGCCGGTGTAA
- the LOC127812513 gene encoding abscisic acid 8'-hydroxylase CYP707A2-like, with translation MAFSAVFCWSVSFLALCFLLHSLLNRLAAGRRRLPLPPGSLGWPYIGETFQLYSQNPNDFFAAKVKKFGSIFKTHILGCPCVMISSPAAAKMVLVTKADLFKPTFPASKERMLGRQAIFFHQGEYHAKLRKLVLRAFTPEAIKNIFFDIESIAVESLKSWDGQLITTFQEMKTYAFNVALLSIFGKDEILYREDLKRCYYILEKGYNSMPINLPGTLFHKSMKARKELAQILAKILSIRRQMKHNHTDLLGSFMGNKEALSDEQIADNVIGVIFAARDTTASVLTWIVKYLAENPSVLQAVTEEQEAIRRSKDGEEKELNWGDTKKMPITSRVVQETLRIASVLSFTFREAVEDVEFEGYLIPKGWKVLPLFRNIHHSPENFPEPEKFDPSRFEVAPKPNTFLPFGNGVHSCPGNELAKLEILVLLHHLTTKYRWSMVGPQNGIQYGPFALPQNGLPIRLSLKS, from the exons ATGGCGTTCTCCGCCGTGTTCTGCTGGTCTGTTTCCTTTTTGGCCCTCTGCTTCCTCCTCCATTCCCTCCTCAACCGCCTCGCGGCCGGCCGTCGGAGACTCCCCCTCCCGCCGGGGTCCCTCGGCTGGCCGTACATCGGCGAGACCTTCCAACTCTACTCTCAGAACCCCAATGACTTCTTCGCCGCCAAAGTCAAGAA GTTTGGGTCTATATTCAAGACCCATATTCTGGGCTGCCCCTGCGTGATGATTTCATCGCCGGCGGCGGCGAAGATGGTGCTGGTGACAAAGGCCGATCTCTTCAAGCCCACATTTCCGGCGAGCAAAGAGAGGATGTTGGGCAGACAGGCCATCTTCTTCCACCAGGGAGAGTACCACGCCAAGCTGAGGAAGCTCGTACTCCGGGCATTCACGCCGGAGGCCATCAAAAACATATTCTTCGACATCGAATCCATCGCTGTCGAGTCGCTGAAATCGTGGGACGGCCAGCTCATCACCACTTTCCAGGAAATGAAAACA TACGCATTCAATGTCGCATTGCTTTCGATTTTCGGAAAGGACGAGATTCTGTACAGAGAAGATCTCAAACGATGTTACTACATTCTGGAAAAGGGGTACAATTCTATGCCCATTAATCTTCCGGGAACTCTGTTCCACAAATCCATGAAAGCCCGGAAGGAGCTGGCCCAGATCCTGGCCAAAATCCTCTCGATTCGCCGGCAAATGAAGCACAACCACACCGATTTGCTCGGATCTTTCATGGGCAACAAGGAAGCCCTCAGCGACGAGCAAATTGCCGACAACGTCATCGGCGTCATCTTCGCCGCCCGCGACACCACCGCCAGCGTACTCACCTGGATCGTCAAGTACCTCGCCGAGAACCCGAGCGTCCTCCAGGCCGTCACG GAAGAGCAAGAGGCGATACGGAGATCAAAGGACGGGGAAGAGAAGGAGTTGAATTGGGGGGATACAAAGAAGATGCCAATAACATCAAGAGTTGTTCAAGAGACACTGAGAATTGCCTCAGTTTTGTCCTTCACTTTCCGGGAAGCTGTTGAAGATGTTGAATTTGAAG GGTATTTAATACCAAAGGGTTGGAAAGTGTTGCCACTGTTCAGAAACATTCATCACAGCCCAGAGAATTTCCCAGAGCCTGAGAAGTTTGATCCCTCAAGATTTGAG GTTGCACCAAAGCCCAATACCTTCCTGCCATTTGGCAATGGGGTCCACTCCTGCCCAGGGAATGAGCTGGCAAAACTGGAGATTTTGGTGCTGCTACATCACCTGACCACCAAGTACAG GTGGTCTATGGTGGGCCCACAAAATGGGATTCAGTATGGCCCCTTTGCCCTTCCCCAGAATGGTCTGCCCATCAGGCTCTCCCTCAAGTCATAG